One window of Buchnera aphidicola genomic DNA carries:
- a CDS encoding cytochrome c oxidase subunit 3 has product MSEKQKKISYSLSNNLNIFGFWIYLMSDCIVFSILFIVYIIMLRHGYDGFLRKNHLFSQTVILAKSLVLLFSSVSCSLAKHFFKTSNKLCVLFFLFTTFILGCAFIGIEYFDCIDIFHKGFYPSVNGYFSSFFALLGMHGLHVIFGLLWILVLIFQVLYFGLAGFVNTSLVCISLFWHFIDIIWILLMICVYFQ; this is encoded by the coding sequence GTGAGTGAAAAACAAAAAAAGATTTCATATTCTTTATCAAATAATTTAAATATTTTTGGTTTTTGGATTTATTTAATGAGTGATTGTATTGTTTTTTCTATTTTGTTTATCGTATATATAATCATGTTAAGACACGGATACGATGGTTTTTTAAGAAAAAATCATTTATTTTCACAAACTGTTATTTTAGCAAAAAGCCTAGTTTTATTATTTAGCTCTGTGTCATGTAGTTTAGCAAAACATTTTTTTAAAACGTCTAATAAACTTTGTGTTTTATTTTTTTTATTTACTACGTTTATTTTAGGGTGCGCTTTTATAGGAATCGAATATTTTGATTGTATAGATATTTTCCATAAAGGATTTTATCCCAGCGTTAATGGGTATTTTTCTTCTTTTTTTGCTTTATTAGGAATGCATGGGTTACATGTTATTTTTGGTTTATTGTGGATATTAGTTTTAATTTTTCAGGTTCTTTACTTTGGATTAGCTGGTTTTGTGAATACCTCACTAGTTTGTATAAGTTTATTTTGGCATTTTATAGATATTATTTGGATTTTATTAATGATATGCGTATATTTTCAATAA
- the cyoB gene encoding cytochrome o ubiquinol oxidase subunit I — translation MFGKLTFNSIPYDEPIIMVTYFLILSFSLVICAYITYLKKWQYLWNEWFTSVDHKKIAIMYFILSFVMFLRGFSDAIIMRLQQFFSSLPGHISLLPSDHYDQIFTAHGVIMIFFVAMPLVIGFMNLVIPLQIGARDLAFPFLNNLSFWLTCSSVVLMMLSLGVGEFAKTGWLGYPPLSGIQYSPGVGVDYWIWVLQIAGIGTTLTAINFIVTILKLRAPGMTMFKLPVFSWTALCTNILILISFPVLFITLIFLSLDRYANFHFFTNDMGGNMMMYVNLIWIWGHPEVYILILPIFGIFSEIVSTFSRKALFGYVSLVWATIVITILSFVVWLHHFFTMGAGANVNSFFSITTMIIAIPTGVKIFNWLFTMYGGRIKFHSAMLWTIGFLVSFTIGGMAGVLLSIPSIDFVMHNSLFLVAHFHNVIIGGVVFGCFAGITYWFPKMFGFKLNEYWGKCAFVFWITGFFVAFMPLYILGCMGMTRRLSQNINCEYHNLLAISTIGVFLILLGVISQFIQLFVSIKNRKSSVYRDNTGDPWNGRTLEWSIPSPPPVYNFSRIPVVHQIDNFWHDKLNKKNDLKKNIFEPIHMPSNTSIGIFIGFFATFFGFSMIWHIWWMTVFSVIGIFFSILKKSFSKDKGYFFSKKMIYEIENRNVPK, via the coding sequence GTGTTTGGAAAATTAACTTTTAACTCAATACCGTATGATGAGCCCATTATTATGGTCACATATTTCTTGATTTTATCTTTTTCTTTGGTTATATGTGCATACATTACATATTTAAAAAAATGGCAATATTTATGGAATGAGTGGTTTACTTCTGTGGATCATAAAAAAATTGCTATTATGTATTTTATCTTGTCTTTTGTTATGTTTCTTAGGGGTTTTTCTGACGCTATAATTATGCGATTACAACAGTTTTTTTCATCTTTGCCGGGGCATATAAGTCTTTTGCCTTCTGATCATTATGATCAGATTTTTACGGCTCACGGTGTTATTATGATTTTTTTTGTGGCGATGCCTTTGGTTATTGGTTTTATGAATTTAGTAATTCCTCTCCAAATTGGAGCAAGGGATTTAGCTTTTCCGTTTTTAAATAATCTAAGTTTTTGGCTGACTTGCAGTTCAGTAGTGTTAATGATGTTATCGTTAGGTGTGGGTGAATTTGCTAAAACAGGTTGGTTGGGATATCCTCCGCTATCCGGTATTCAATATAGTCCTGGGGTGGGTGTAGATTATTGGATTTGGGTTTTACAAATTGCTGGAATTGGTACTACTTTGACCGCTATTAACTTCATAGTTACTATTCTTAAATTGCGCGCTCCAGGAATGACAATGTTTAAATTGCCTGTTTTTTCTTGGACTGCTTTGTGTACTAATATTTTAATATTAATTTCTTTTCCGGTGTTGTTTATTACTTTGATATTTCTATCATTAGATAGATACGCTAATTTTCATTTTTTTACTAATGATATGGGCGGAAATATGATGATGTATGTTAATTTAATTTGGATTTGGGGACATCCGGAAGTATATATTTTGATATTACCAATATTTGGTATTTTTTCTGAAATTGTATCTACTTTTTCTAGAAAAGCATTATTTGGCTATGTTTCTTTGGTGTGGGCAACAATTGTTATTACAATTTTATCTTTTGTGGTATGGTTACATCATTTTTTTACCATGGGAGCTGGAGCGAATGTAAATTCGTTTTTTAGTATTACCACAATGATAATTGCTATTCCTACAGGAGTTAAGATTTTTAATTGGTTATTTACTATGTACGGTGGGCGTATTAAGTTCCACTCAGCCATGCTGTGGACTATTGGTTTTTTAGTGAGCTTTACTATAGGAGGAATGGCGGGAGTGCTTTTATCTATTCCATCCATAGATTTTGTAATGCACAATAGTTTATTTTTAGTGGCTCATTTTCACAATGTTATTATAGGAGGGGTTGTTTTTGGTTGTTTTGCTGGTATCACTTACTGGTTTCCAAAAATGTTTGGTTTTAAATTAAACGAATACTGGGGAAAATGTGCATTTGTTTTTTGGATAACAGGGTTTTTTGTTGCTTTTATGCCTTTATACATACTTGGTTGTATGGGGATGACTCGTCGTTTAAGTCAAAATATTAATTGTGAATACCATAATTTACTTGCTATTTCTACGATAGGTGTTTTTCTAATCTTATTAGGCGTTATTTCTCAGTTCATTCAGTTATTCGTTTCCATTAAAAATCGTAAATCTTCTGTTTATCGAGATAATACCGGCGATCCTTGGAATGGACGAACACTAGAGTGGTCTATTCCGTCTCCTCCACCGGTCTATAATTTTTCTAGAATACCCGTTGTTCATCAAATAGATAATTTTTGGCACGATAAACTCAATAAAAAGAATGATTTAAAAAAAAATATTTTTGAGCCTATTCATATGCCAAGTAATACGTCTATTGGTATTTTCATTGGGTTTTTTGCTACCTTCTTTGGCTTTTCTATGATATGGCATATTTGGTGGATGACCGTTTTTTCTGTAATCGGCATCTTTTTTAGCATTTTAAAAAAATCTTTCTCGAAGGACAAGGGGTATTTTTTTTCAAAAAAAATGATTTATGAAATAGAAAATAGAAATGTACCGAAGTAA
- the cyoA gene encoding ubiquinol oxidase subunit II, which yields MKIFNKCHLFKFLMVLLVSIVLAVLTYLRKSICIYAAGHILNTELNLMLSVFSIMLIVVLPVLVLIFCISYYYRESNKKSNYIPNWSHSYALEFICWCIPIVIIIFLANLSWKTTHALEPSKSLQVNAHKPITIEVVSLNWRWLFIYPYYKIATINELSFPKNVPIHFHITSQSVMNSFFIPNLGSQIYTMAGMKTELNLIALHRGKYKGFSSNYSGRGFSNMKFQVNVQKNMSDFNHWVKMIQLKKNTLFLKNQFLSISKDNEKDDIQYFSYVDSFLLNKIINTFTIPHNI from the coding sequence ATGAAAATATTTAACAAATGTCATTTATTTAAGTTTTTAATGGTTCTTTTGGTTTCCATAGTATTAGCGGTATTAACGTATCTAAGAAAAAGTATATGTATATATGCTGCAGGTCATATTTTAAATACTGAATTGAATTTAATGCTGTCAGTATTTAGTATTATGCTGATTGTTGTGTTGCCTGTATTAGTTTTAATATTTTGTATTTCTTACTATTACCGTGAATCAAATAAAAAATCAAATTATATACCTAATTGGTCTCATTCTTATGCATTAGAGTTTATATGTTGGTGTATCCCTATTGTGATTATTATCTTTTTGGCAAATTTGTCATGGAAAACTACACATGCTTTAGAGCCTAGCAAGTCTCTTCAAGTAAACGCTCATAAACCTATTACGATTGAAGTAGTATCTTTAAATTGGCGATGGTTGTTTATTTATCCGTATTATAAAATTGCTACAATCAACGAACTATCGTTCCCTAAAAATGTTCCAATACATTTTCATATTACTTCTCAATCTGTTATGAATTCATTTTTTATTCCTAATTTGGGTAGTCAAATTTATACTATGGCAGGCATGAAAACAGAGTTAAATTTAATTGCATTGCATAGAGGTAAATATAAAGGATTTTCTTCTAATTATAGCGGTCGAGGTTTTTCTAATATGAAGTTTCAGGTGAATGTTCAAAAAAATATGTCTGATTTTAATCATTGGGTAAAAATGATCCAATTAAAAAAAAATACTTTGTTCTTAAAGAATCAATTTTTAAGTATATCTAAAGACAATGAGAAAGATGACATTCAGTATTTTTCATACGTTGATTCGTTTTTATTGAATAAAATAATTAACACATTTACTATACCACACAATATATAA
- a CDS encoding BolA family protein, producing MKKIIKNKLKAILNIQYLKIINNSQLHRFHQHKPPHYTIIIVSDSFNDLSRFQQHKKIFSVFLNDIPQKIYSMKLHTYNTREWKKKENQIFLLTPCIHQKK from the coding sequence ATGAAAAAAATTATTAAAAATAAATTAAAGGCTATACTGAATATTCAATATTTAAAAATCATAAACAATAGTCAATTACATCGTTTTCACCAACATAAACCACCACATTATACCATTATAATAGTATCTGATTCATTTAATGACCTATCAAGATTTCAACAACATAAAAAAATTTTTTCAGTATTCTTAAATGATATCCCGCAAAAAATTTATTCTATGAAATTACATACTTATAATACAAGAGAGTGGAAAAAAAAAGAAAATCAAATATTTTTATTAACCCCGTGCATACATCAAAAAAAATAA
- a CDS encoding ATP-dependent Clp protease proteolytic subunit, translating into MTFIHKNEKTKKNVSLIPFIIEKTRHGERSYDIFSRLLKERIIFIVGEIDDVLATSVVSQILFLESKDKKKDIFLYINSPGGIVTSGLSIYDTMQFVKPKIHTVCLGQACSMAAILLCAGSTGNRFCLPNARIMLHQPLGGFTGQASDIIIHAEEINKVKTIINNLLSYHTEQPIEKIIKDTERDYFFSPQEAIKYGLIDAIFKKK; encoded by the coding sequence ATGACATTCATTCATAAAAATGAAAAAACAAAAAAAAATGTTTCATTAATACCATTTATAATCGAAAAAACGCGCCACGGAGAAAGATCATACGATATTTTTTCAAGATTATTAAAAGAAAGAATTATTTTTATAGTAGGAGAAATTGATGATGTTCTAGCTACTAGTGTTGTATCTCAAATACTATTTTTAGAATCGAAAGACAAAAAAAAAGATATTTTCTTATATATTAATTCGCCTGGAGGAATTGTTACATCCGGCTTATCAATTTATGATACTATGCAATTCGTCAAACCAAAAATTCATACCGTCTGTTTAGGGCAAGCCTGTTCTATGGCTGCTATATTACTTTGTGCTGGAAGCACAGGAAATCGATTTTGCCTGCCTAATGCTCGTATTATGCTCCATCAGCCCCTCGGCGGATTTACGGGTCAAGCTTCAGATATTATCATCCATGCCGAAGAAATAAACAAAGTAAAAACTATAATAAATAACTTGCTTTCATATCATACAGAACAGCCGATTGAAAAAATTATCAAAGACACAGAACGAGATTACTTTTTTTCTCCTCAAGAAGCTATTAAATACGGACTTATTGATGCAATTTTTAAAAAAAAATAA
- the clpX gene encoding ATP-dependent Clp protease ATP-binding subunit ClpX: MTEKNMDNTINNQNIIICSFCKNNISEASNIISGVYGNICAQCIILCNDILGTYLEKQQKTTIPLSTPKEINKYLDKFIIGQKQAKKTISVAVYNHYKKINYLFNYNRSIELGKSNILLVGPTGTGKTLIAETLAKYLNVPFAVTDATTLTEAGYVGDDVESVLRNLIENSNFNISQAEKGIIYIDEIDKIAKKQKNLSITRDVSGEGVQQSLLKILEGTMASVPIKGNRKHPNQETWKIDTSKILFICGGAFFGLKNIISKRKDNRPNIGFNIKYKTQNKHKTTDSIFKDIQPSDLIKYGLIPEFVSRLPIIVQLNNLTLKNLIKILYKPKNALINQYKKLFSLDNIELKFHKSSLIEIAKYAAQKKMGARGLRSILESILLSTMYDVPSLKNIKSIHIDKSVIQGKSLPKLHFFVD; encoded by the coding sequence ATCACTGAGAAAAATATGGATAACACTATTAATAATCAAAATATTATTATTTGCTCTTTCTGTAAAAACAATATAAGCGAAGCATCAAATATAATTAGCGGGGTTTACGGGAATATTTGCGCTCAATGTATTATACTTTGCAATGACATTTTGGGTACATATTTAGAAAAACAACAGAAAACAACAATTCCATTATCTACTCCAAAAGAAATAAACAAATACTTAGATAAATTTATCATAGGGCAAAAACAAGCTAAAAAAACTATTTCAGTAGCTGTATATAATCATTATAAAAAAATAAACTATTTATTTAACTATAACCGTTCTATTGAATTAGGAAAAAGTAATATTTTATTAGTTGGACCAACCGGAACCGGAAAAACATTAATCGCAGAAACATTGGCAAAATATTTAAATGTGCCATTTGCTGTTACGGATGCTACTACCTTAACAGAGGCAGGTTATGTAGGAGACGATGTTGAAAGTGTTTTAAGAAATTTAATAGAAAATAGTAATTTTAATATTTCTCAGGCCGAAAAAGGAATTATATATATTGATGAAATTGATAAAATTGCCAAAAAACAGAAAAATCTTTCCATTACTAGAGATGTGTCAGGGGAAGGTGTTCAACAATCCTTATTAAAAATATTGGAAGGAACAATGGCCTCAGTACCCATAAAAGGAAATAGAAAACACCCTAATCAAGAGACTTGGAAAATAGATACATCAAAAATTTTATTTATTTGTGGAGGAGCTTTTTTCGGCCTCAAAAATATTATTTCCAAGCGGAAGGATAATAGGCCAAATATAGGATTTAATATAAAGTATAAAACACAAAACAAACATAAAACTACAGACTCTATATTTAAAGATATTCAGCCCTCAGATTTAATTAAATACGGATTAATACCAGAATTTGTTAGCAGGCTGCCTATAATTGTTCAACTAAACAATTTAACACTAAAAAACTTAATTAAAATACTTTACAAGCCAAAAAACGCATTGATTAATCAATATAAAAAATTATTCTCGCTTGATAACATTGAATTAAAATTTCACAAATCTTCTTTAATAGAAATCGCGAAATATGCTGCTCAAAAAAAAATGGGGGCACGCGGATTACGCTCTATTTTAGAGTCAATTTTATTGTCTACTATGTATGACGTACCTTCTTTAAAAAACATAAAAAGCATACATATTGATAAATCCGTTATTCAAGGAAAATCTTTACCTAAACTACACTTTTTTGTTGATTAA
- the lon gene encoding endopeptidase La, whose translation MNSGYSENIDIPILPLRDIVIYPYMVTPLFIGRKKSIKCIEFSMKHHKKVFLITQKKSEVENPKKKDLFQIGTVAKIVQLLKLPDGTIKVIVEGKKRAKIKNITTNDNFDIANIHYVQSIEIKDQDQKVLIKTILNQFKKYVQINKNLSLDALNAIQKITNTDKLSDVLACHIPLKIQDKQLLLEMQHTNKRLEFLIGAMEVEIDLLKVERRIRARIKQQTEQNQKEYFLTEQIKAIQRELGDTDNSIDEHEELKNKINLAKMPKAAAQKTHEELKKLKMMSPMSAEAVVVRNYIEWMIKIPWNKKSKIKKNINTAQKILNIDHFGLRHVKEHILEYLAVQHRNKKIKGPILCFVGPPGVGKTSLGKSIARATGRKYIRMALGGVKDEAEIRGHRKTYVGSMPGKLIQKITKSGVKNPLFLLDEIDKMAFNIRIDPAAALLEVLDSEQNNSFNDNYLEIDYDLSEVMFIATANSMNIPSALLDRMEVIRLSGYTEEEKINIAQKYLQPKQMKENALKQTELFIEDDALINIIRYYTRESGVRNLERSISKICRKSVKKILLDKNKKNIIIKKNNLKKYLGIKKYTYGKISKFNQIGQVTGLAWTEMGGDLLTIECTCMPGKGKLVYTGSLGKVMRESIRTALTVVRSQASKLNIKKNFYYKNDIHVHVPEGATPKDGPSAGIAMCTALASCFTKNPVKSNIAMTGEITLRGQVLAIGGLKEKIIAAHRGGVQVVLIPRENKRNLKEIPKNILSTLEIHSIKNISEVLTLALEKNPYTDNINK comes from the coding sequence ATGAATTCTGGGTATTCTGAAAATATTGATATTCCAATATTACCCTTACGAGACATTGTCATTTATCCGTACATGGTTACTCCTTTATTTATAGGTAGAAAAAAATCAATAAAATGCATAGAGTTTTCTATGAAACATCATAAAAAAGTGTTTTTAATTACGCAAAAAAAATCTGAAGTAGAAAACCCTAAAAAAAAAGATTTGTTTCAAATAGGTACAGTAGCCAAAATTGTACAATTATTAAAGCTACCGGACGGAACAATTAAAGTGATCGTTGAAGGAAAAAAAAGAGCAAAAATAAAAAATATCACAACCAATGATAATTTTGATATAGCGAACATACATTACGTTCAATCAATAGAAATCAAAGACCAAGACCAAAAAGTATTAATTAAAACGATTTTAAATCAATTTAAAAAATACGTTCAAATAAATAAAAATCTCTCTTTAGATGCTTTAAACGCAATACAAAAAATTACCAATACAGATAAGTTAAGTGATGTTTTAGCTTGCCACATACCTTTAAAAATTCAGGATAAACAATTACTATTAGAAATGCAGCATACTAATAAACGATTAGAATTTTTGATAGGAGCAATGGAGGTAGAGATAGATCTATTAAAAGTAGAAAGACGTATTAGAGCTAGAATCAAGCAACAAACAGAACAAAATCAAAAAGAATATTTCTTAACTGAACAAATAAAAGCAATTCAAAGAGAACTAGGAGATACAGATAATTCCATCGATGAACATGAAGAATTAAAAAACAAAATTAATCTAGCTAAAATGCCTAAAGCTGCAGCACAAAAAACTCACGAAGAATTAAAAAAACTAAAAATGATGTCACCCATGTCTGCAGAAGCTGTCGTAGTAAGAAATTATATAGAATGGATGATCAAAATTCCGTGGAACAAAAAAAGCAAAATAAAAAAGAATATAAATACTGCACAAAAAATACTAAATATAGATCATTTTGGCCTACGTCACGTAAAAGAGCATATTTTAGAATATTTAGCAGTACAGCATCGGAATAAAAAAATAAAGGGTCCAATTTTATGTTTTGTAGGTCCGCCGGGAGTGGGGAAAACTTCATTAGGCAAATCTATTGCACGGGCAACAGGAAGAAAGTATATACGCATGGCATTAGGCGGAGTAAAAGACGAAGCAGAAATTAGAGGACATAGAAAAACATACGTAGGCTCTATGCCCGGCAAATTAATCCAAAAAATAACAAAATCAGGTGTAAAAAATCCTTTATTCTTATTAGACGAAATAGATAAAATGGCATTTAATATTCGAATCGATCCAGCGGCTGCTCTATTAGAAGTATTAGATTCAGAACAAAACAATTCTTTTAACGATAATTACCTAGAAATAGATTATGATTTATCAGAAGTTATGTTTATCGCAACCGCTAATTCCATGAACATACCTTCTGCTTTATTAGATCGAATGGAAGTTATTCGATTATCCGGATATACGGAAGAGGAAAAAATAAATATTGCCCAAAAATATCTACAACCAAAACAAATGAAAGAAAATGCATTAAAGCAAACAGAATTATTTATTGAAGATGACGCCTTAATAAATATTATTAGGTATTATACTCGAGAATCTGGAGTAAGAAATCTTGAGAGGTCAATTTCAAAGATTTGCAGAAAATCAGTAAAAAAAATCTTATTAGATAAAAATAAAAAAAATATTATCATTAAAAAAAATAACTTAAAAAAATATTTAGGTATCAAAAAATATACCTATGGCAAAATCAGTAAATTCAATCAAATAGGACAAGTAACTGGATTAGCTTGGACAGAGATGGGAGGAGACTTATTAACTATAGAGTGCACGTGTATGCCGGGAAAAGGTAAGCTAGTATACACGGGATCCCTGGGAAAAGTAATGCGAGAATCTATACGCACGGCCCTTACCGTAGTCCGGTCACAAGCATCAAAACTAAATATTAAAAAAAATTTTTATTATAAAAATGATATTCATGTACATGTTCCTGAAGGAGCTACTCCTAAAGACGGACCAAGCGCCGGAATAGCTATGTGTACCGCATTGGCGTCATGTTTTACAAAAAATCCAGTAAAATCTAATATCGCTATGACCGGAGAAATTACTTTACGAGGACAGGTATTGGCTATTGGAGGATTAAAAGAAAAAATAATAGCAGCTCATCGCGGAGGAGTTCAAGTAGTTCTAATTCCCCGAGAGAATAAACGAAATTTAAAAGAAATACCTAAAAATATTCTTTCTACATTAGAAATACATTCAATAAAAAATATATCAGAAGTTTTGACGCTAGCTTTAGAAAAAAATCCTTATACTGATAATATAAATAAATAA
- a CDS encoding SurA N-terminal domain-containing protein, with protein sequence MNIFALKNFHKKKILLILTIVIISSIILGNLSNCFMSNPKLPSIQVNQDKIYPEILKLALHIEEKKQNQKMKKKLPTRIHKSAIYKTYLMQQVITKIINESLFQQYAEKIHFSVSEAYIKNKIRFSKLFQVNNHFQYAKYLSFLNAIKYTHKEYINALKKKISAQYLIKTLLKSIILLKTDIRNKFKKIIDRKNIQSITFKINLKPLKKKEKRLQIQEYFNANKKKFYKPESLKINIACLKKNFFYKKKISDSDINKHANKNMKEYTSNVQYKYSYIKTDSLKLAKMFKNNYHPKKSTISSHKNQSNQKNKTFNNISLGWINKKNIPLFIQKCKLYKKGSCSKIIFYKKNFFVIKLDDIKKKCITNPYSLKEQSMRPVNDNNILFDKIICNNKQNDLFKNNIKIATLLPQQLSNTYLTPSLNYKNVTKYSCSNKFNKFIQKEFFNGKKINKDPTIKIYINKKNHIYLLQKHSYKPKRLENKNIIYKKILNILTTKQIYKKNYKHIKNFLLTPKDKKKDYLYKHKYCPHKTQTISIQKNPEIMHIINKLPKIKKNQCIYFYLPQKNKQNKLIIYKKEFFKKQNVINKYEIIQQIKQYLKIKIISTIVSSLYKTSKIIYNPGIKKS encoded by the coding sequence ATGAATATATTTGCATTAAAAAATTTTCATAAAAAAAAAATCTTATTAATACTTACTATAGTGATAATTTCATCAATAATATTAGGAAATTTATCCAATTGTTTTATGAGTAACCCAAAATTACCGTCTATCCAAGTTAATCAAGACAAAATATATCCAGAGATATTAAAACTTGCTCTCCATATAGAAGAGAAGAAACAGAATCAAAAAATGAAAAAAAAATTACCAACACGCATTCACAAAAGCGCTATATACAAAACATATCTTATGCAACAGGTAATTACCAAAATAATTAACGAATCTCTTTTTCAACAATATGCAGAGAAAATACATTTCAGTGTATCAGAAGCATATATAAAAAATAAAATTCGTTTTTCAAAACTTTTTCAAGTTAATAATCATTTTCAATATGCTAAATACTTAAGTTTTCTAAATGCAATTAAGTATACTCATAAAGAATATATCAATGCGTTAAAAAAAAAAATATCAGCACAATACTTAATAAAAACGTTATTAAAATCTATTATACTTTTAAAGACAGATATAAGGAATAAATTCAAAAAGATTATAGATAGAAAAAATATCCAATCTATAACCTTTAAAATTAATTTAAAGCCATTAAAAAAAAAAGAAAAAAGGTTACAGATACAAGAATATTTTAATGCAAATAAAAAAAAATTCTACAAACCGGAATCTCTAAAAATTAATATAGCCTGTTTAAAAAAAAATTTTTTTTATAAAAAAAAAATTAGTGATAGCGATATTAACAAGCATGCTAACAAAAATATGAAAGAATATACTTCTAATGTCCAATATAAATATAGTTATATTAAAACCGATAGCTTAAAATTAGCGAAAATGTTCAAAAATAATTACCACCCAAAAAAATCTACTATATCTTCTCATAAAAACCAATCTAACCAAAAAAATAAAACGTTTAATAATATCTCGCTAGGATGGATAAATAAAAAAAATATACCTTTGTTTATTCAAAAGTGTAAACTCTATAAAAAGGGGAGCTGTTCAAAAATAATTTTTTATAAAAAGAATTTTTTTGTTATAAAGTTAGACGATATAAAAAAAAAATGTATCACAAACCCTTATTCTCTAAAAGAGCAGAGTATGCGCCCAGTTAACGACAATAATATTTTATTTGATAAAATTATTTGTAATAACAAACAAAATGATTTGTTCAAAAATAACATAAAGATAGCTACGCTGTTACCTCAACAATTGTCTAACACATACTTAACCCCTTCTTTAAATTATAAAAATGTAACTAAATATTCTTGTTCTAATAAATTTAATAAATTTATACAAAAAGAATTTTTTAATGGAAAAAAGATTAATAAGGATCCAACAATAAAAATATATATCAATAAAAAAAACCATATATATCTACTCCAAAAACATTCATACAAACCTAAAAGGCTAGAAAACAAAAATATCATCTATAAAAAAATTTTAAATATTTTAACAACGAAACAGATATACAAGAAAAACTATAAACATATAAAAAATTTTTTATTAACCCCTAAAGATAAGAAAAAAGATTACTTATATAAACACAAATACTGCCCTCACAAAACTCAAACAATATCTATACAAAAAAATCCAGAAATCATGCACATTATCAACAAACTACCAAAAATAAAGAAAAATCAATGTATATATTTTTATCTTCCGCAGAAAAACAAACAAAATAAATTAATAATATACAAAAAAGAATTTTTCAAAAAACAAAATGTCATAAATAAATATGAAATCATTCAACAAATTAAACAATATCTAAAAATAAAAATAATAAGCACTATTGTATCGAGCTTATACAAGACCTCAAAAATAATATATAACCCAGGTATAAAGAAATCATAA